In Pannonibacter sp. XCT-53, the sequence GGCGCTGGCGCTTGCCGGCGATGAGGTCATGGTGCTGGAGCGCCACGGCCTCATCGGGTCGGAAACCAGCTCCCGCAGTTCGGAAGTCATTCACGCCGGGATCTATTATCCCCGCGACAGCCTCAAGGCCCGGCTCTGCGTTGCCGGCCGCAAGGCGCTCTATGCCTATGCCGCCCGGCGCGGCATCGCTCACCGCCGGCTCGGCAAGCTGATCGTTGCCACCGATGCCGGGCAGGCGGGCCAGCTTGACGCCATTGCGGCAGCGGCCGCCGCCAACGGGGTCGAGGATCTGGTCCGGCTCGACGCGGCTGCGGCGCGGGCGCTGGAACCGGAGCTGTCCTGCACCGCCGCGCTCCTGTCGCCGTCGACCGGGATCATCGACAGCCACGCGCTGATGCTCGCGCTCCAGGGCGATCTGGAGGCCGCCGGCGGGCAGGTGGTGCTCAACACCTGCGTTGCCGCCATCGAAGCAGTGCCCGGTGGCTATGCCGTCGAGATCGCCGGGGAGGGGGGCTATCGCCTGACCTGCCGGCGCCTTGTCCTGTCGGCGGGGCTTGGCACGCCGGCGCTGCTGCGCGGCCTTGCCGGCGACAGGCTGCCGCGCTTCGGCCTCGCCAAGGGCAGCTATTTCCGCCTCGCCGGCCGCGCGCCCTTCTCGCGCCTGATCTACCCCGTGCCCGTGCCGGGCGGTCTCGGCATCCACCTGACGCTCGATCTGGCCGGCCAGGCCCGCTTCGGTCCGGATGTGGAATGGATCGAGACCGAGGATTACCGGGTTGATCCGGCGCGCGGGGCTGCCTTCGAGGCGGCGGTCCGCTGCTACTGGCCCGGCCTGCCGGAGGGGGCGCTGCAGCCCGACTACGCCGGCATCCGGCCCAAGCTCGGCGGGCCGGGCGATCCGGCGGCCGACTTCCGGATCGAGGGGGCGTCCGGGCACGGCCATCCCGGACTGGTGCTGCTGATGGGCCTCGAATCGCCCGGCCTGACGTCCTGCCTGGCCATCGCCGGGGAAGTCCTCGACAAGATTAACGAAGTTTAATCCATGACCCGACCCGCTCCCGAAATCCCGCCTCAATTGCCGCCTAAACAATGTCCTGCAGGTCGCCGTGGGGCGGCTTGTTAACGGGTTGGTGGTTCAACTCGACCGATGCGACAAAAATAATGAGTGCCGGTGTGCCGCGTTGCAGCATTTTGATGGACGAAAGGCCTAAGTACCTCATATTATTGCCGCATAGTCCTGCCGTCTGGCGAAACGGCACGACCCCCCGACTTCGCTGCGACAACCCTTCCTTCGGGCAACAGACGTGATCGACCGACGCAAGTTTCTTGTGACCAGTTCCGTGTGCCTCGGTGCCTTTGCCGGCGCCCTGCCATTCCTTTCCGGTCAGGCCAGTGCCCAGCAGCAGCCCGTCGCGCCTGCGGTTCCCGCCGGTGCCGCGCCGCAGCCCGCCTTCTCCTTCGACGAGATGACCGAGCGCATGCGCCAGAAGGCGCGCGAGGCCTTTGCCGAGACCGTTGTCGGCGTGCCGGACAAGTTCGCCCAGCTCGACTACGACCAGTATCGCGCCATCCGCTTCCGCATGGATCGCGCGGTCTGGAAGAACGATGACCTTGCCTACGAGCTGCATGCCTTCCATCCGGGCGGCCTCTACACCAAGCCGGTGCAGATCTTCGAGATCGACGGCCCGGTCCTGCGCGAGATGCATTTCACCGGTGCCGATTTCGAGTACCGCGAGCCGCTGGTTGCGGCCGACTACGAGGCGGTCGACCTGCCGGGCGTGGCCGGGTTCCGCCTGCATTACCCGCTCAACCGTCCCGACTACCGCGACGAGCTGATCACCTTCCTCGGCTCCAGCTATTTCCGCGCCCTCGGCAAGGGCTCGATCTACGGCCTGTCCGCGCGTGGCCTGGCCATCGACACCGCCGCCGGCCGGCCCGAGGAGTTTCCCCGCTTCACCCGCTTCTTCATCGAGCGGCCGCAGCCGGGGCAGAACGATGTCGTGCTCTATGCCGAGCTGGAGAGCGAGCGCGTCACGGGGGCCTATTCCTTCCGCATCACCCCGGGCATCAACACCGAGGTCGAGGTGGATGCGCGCATCTTCCTGCGCGGTGCGGTCGAGCGGCTGGGCGTTGCCCCGCTCACCTCGATGTATCTCTTCGGCGAGAACGACCACCTCGGCTTCGACGACTTCCGGCCGGAGGTGCATGACAGCGACGGCCTGCTGATCCTGCAGCAGTCGGGCGAGCGCATGTGGCGGCCGCTGGTGAACCCGGTCAACCTGGCGCTGTCCTTCTTCACCGCCGAGAACCCCAAGGGCTTCGGCCTGCTGCAGCGGGATCGCGCCTTC encodes:
- a CDS encoding NAD(P)/FAD-dependent oxidoreductase, encoding MTDVQTLVIGAGVVGLATARALALAGDEVMVLERHGLIGSETSSRSSEVIHAGIYYPRDSLKARLCVAGRKALYAYAARRGIAHRRLGKLIVATDAGQAGQLDAIAAAAAANGVEDLVRLDAAAARALEPELSCTAALLSPSTGIIDSHALMLALQGDLEAAGGQVVLNTCVAAIEAVPGGYAVEIAGEGGYRLTCRRLVLSAGLGTPALLRGLAGDRLPRFGLAKGSYFRLAGRAPFSRLIYPVPVPGGLGIHLTLDLAGQARFGPDVEWIETEDYRVDPARGAAFEAAVRCYWPGLPEGALQPDYAGIRPKLGGPGDPAADFRIEGASGHGHPGLVLLMGLESPGLTSCLAIAGEVLDKINEV
- a CDS encoding glucan biosynthesis protein, encoding MIDRRKFLVTSSVCLGAFAGALPFLSGQASAQQQPVAPAVPAGAAPQPAFSFDEMTERMRQKAREAFAETVVGVPDKFAQLDYDQYRAIRFRMDRAVWKNDDLAYELHAFHPGGLYTKPVQIFEIDGPVLREMHFTGADFEYREPLVAADYEAVDLPGVAGFRLHYPLNRPDYRDELITFLGSSYFRALGKGSIYGLSARGLAIDTAAGRPEEFPRFTRFFIERPQPGQNDVVLYAELESERVTGAYSFRITPGINTEVEVDARIFLRGAVERLGVAPLTSMYLFGENDHLGFDDFRPEVHDSDGLLILQQSGERMWRPLVNPVNLALSFFTAENPKGFGLLQRDRAFDSYQDMEAHYERRPSLWIEPLDDWGRGHVMLAEIPSQKEIHDNIAAFWIPDTRAEAGSEYRFRYRMYWGREPEPGTDLAQVLHTRTGHGGTAASDYDEALRKFVVEFKGGPLMGVGADAPLEPRLWVQNASVQNPILQQVETGSWRYIFDLVREDAGRPSEMTLSLALNGKAVTETWMYQWNQTV